In Cryptococcus decagattii chromosome 1, complete sequence, the sequence CAACCTTATCCCTCCCGATCTTAAATGAAACAAGATAAACGCCAGCTATGTACAGATTCGTCAGAAGCATGGCACACAACTGAGGCAGAATCTCCGCTTGATCAAGTGAAAATAATGAAAACGAATCCTTGCTCTTGTGGGCATGCACTAGTCTATACACTTGTCTTAAGTCCCTCTGCCTCACTGTCGGCCTCTGCCAATTTTTTGGCGGCCCTGCGCCTTGCAGCATCGACTGCCTCTTGGGCTTCTTTCTCATTATCAATCCATCGGAAAGTGGTCGGAGGGTACTGAGTTGCGGAAGCGGCGTCTGCATCGGCAAACCAAAATACAAGACCGGGAGAGCTACATTGAAACAGGTTAAATTTTGAGTTGTGAACCGTAAGAGAACATTCACTTACGCAGGTCGGACGCGTGAGCAAGGAAGTCCAGCTTCAGGCTGATCAAGAATGGTATGTAGCATCTCAGTCTTCTCCTTGCCGGTAGCCACGAAGACAGCCCTATAGCAGTGGTTCAAGACAGGGAAACTAAGAGGAGCCAGTCAGCCAGCTTGTCCGTCGTAAATACATGTCGGTACATCCTGCCGCAGATACGCACGTCATAGTGATTCTCCTTGCGGGTCCTCGCGGCGCGTCATCGATAAAGCTGACCCACGCGTCTTTCTCGCTCAGAATTTCATGCCCCGGGAATAGACTCGCCGTCTCACCGTCTGGGCCTATACCCAGCAGCATTAGGTCAAAGGTAGGATACCTTGCAGCGTTTGAGGCAGCAAAGTGGTTGACAAGTTGTTTCTCGTACTGGTCTGCCAACTCCTCGAGATCGTCAAGTTGGGTGACATCGATGGTATGAATCTGCTCCCTAGGAATGGGTACATGGGAAAGAAACGAAAGGTAGTTTGAATGGTAATTGGAATCTTCGTCCTCAAGAGGAACGGCGGCCTCATCAACAAAGAAGACCTCCCTTTCCGTTGGTTAGACTAAGGCATCCATCCCATCGAGGCGGAAACGATACGCACCACTTGTCCCACTGTACATTCTGCTGTCCGACCAATCCTCTCAGATTGGCGGCAAGTGATCCACGAGAGAGAGCGATTGTAAATTTTCCTCGCTTATCAACGGCATCCCGCTGAGCCTTGACCACGAAGTTGGCGAGTGAGTCTGCTGGAGTCAGCGGGATGACCGATGGGCCGGACGGGCATGTATTGGCAGAGCATGGGACGCACCAACGAGGACTTCTGTGTCCGGGAAACTGTAGAAGACGGGAGGTGCTGGCGGCTGGGGGGGCATTGTGTGATGATGGTAGGAGTAGAAGTATGGAGTGACGGACTGGATATGGGAAACGGAAGTGAGTGGCGGAGGGGTGGGGCGGTGTGGTTCGGGAAGTGGGGGACTTACTTCGGCACTTGCGACTCCCATTGGCACTTGACAAATTCATGTTCaccaccctcttcttcgtcaacCACACACAATGGCTGCAGTCCGCTGGATAAAGTACGTCGTTCTTACACCTATGCACCCTTCCGCTTACCCTACGCAAAGATTCACAGTCTATTCTTCTCTAAGTGAGTCCCAACCTCTAGAACATCCCTCGAGCTCGAGCCGCAAACTCACCTCGCCACTACAGTTATCGGGACAGGTGTATGGCTGCAATCAAGTACGATCTTATCTGTTTTGACACCAACTTAGTCTGACTCGTTATTATAGAAACTGTCCCTAGCGAAAAGGAGTTATACAGCGTGAGTACTGTGGTACCCCATATTCAAACTGGAAATTGAAGGAGTGGCATACAGCAACTCTCTCCTGAATTGAAGAACAAGATGGACCAGATTGTGCGCCAACGAGAAGGGAGTCAGACTATGAAAGAGCGATTAGAAGTGAGTGGTCAGGCCCATCGTAACGAAGGACTGCCTGATGATAGTGTGCGCTGCAGGAAGCTGGCGAAAAGGATCAGGTCGTCTGGGGTGACCAGTTAAATACCAAGCGTAAACCTCTTTTTCCTGACAAGCAATTATGATCGCTGTAGCGTATTTCATTTGTATATAATACTCCAATGGATGCATTTACGTACGTGGTAGGTCAGCGCGCAGTACGTAGGATTTCGCaatttcttttttgattGTTGTTTCGATTGCCTGCGCAGCTCCACTGCGACGTCTCGTTGCTACATTACTACTGTGCACTTTCCTCGTCTAATTCCAGATCTCGTAAcctatatatatatcaCAGCTACATGCTTCATGTCCATTCTCCTATTTCGCCCAGAGTAGAACCATCCCCATGGCACTCACCACCCTTCCACATCCTCGCCTCCTCCCCCTGATCCTCGCCGTTCTATTCATCATATTCGCATtatcctctctcctcttccgcgATTACGCGCCTATTCTTAACCCCATACCTAAGACATTCGTCCGGCGCGAGCGAATACAGAATCCATACTCCCTATTTGGCCGCAAAGGAAATACTATATCAATCCAGACCGTGCTTGATGCTGGCGCCAGATTTATCGCTGAATCAAGTGAACATTTCGATACCGTTGGCGCAAAAAGGGATCTTGGAATAGACATTGGAGGAAATTGGACTTTGCAAAGCTATGCTGATTACTTGGAAAACACCTGGCACGAGTTTCTCGTGCCTCAAGGATCTAATGTCGATCATCCTACGCTCCAAACTGTTATTTCATACACGTCCCTCTTGCCCCGAGAGCAAGAGATTGAGACGGCTATTCCCAAACTCATTTACACTACCGACCTTTTAGAACCTCAACACCTCTCTGAGCAGTTTCAATCTTGGATTACCCAAAATCCGGACTGGACCGCCATGTTTGTGGCAGATGAGCAGATTGACACTTGGCTGGAAAAAAGCTTGGGTTCTCAGGGGATTAAAAGTAAAGCGCAAGATGAATTGTTGGCTTTGAAGGAAAAATGGGGCGTGGTTCGCGCGGATTTATTCAGGTGGGTTGCGCTCTAGGTGATTCTATGTAATAAAGATGAATAGCTGATTTCGGATACCTGCAGGTACCTTGTACTTTTGCTGAATGGAGGCATCTATACCGACACAGATACAGCTAGTGTCCTTCCCATCGCCCAGTGGGCCCGTAATCCCGCCGTCGCTGCAATTGCTCCGCTCCTTACGGCCATCCCACAATTAATATCCATCATTCAAGATCCCTCTCAGTCACTTTTTTCAACCATTTCAACCTCTGAACCCTCACTGGTTGTTGCGATTGAATCCGATGCGTTATCCACCGGGGCGAACTGGAGAGAACAGTCTTTCACAAGAGGTATTCAAATCGTCCAATGGACAATCATGGCCAACAGGGGACATCCCGTTCTGCTGGATGTGATCGGAATGGCGCTAAGAAAGTGTGAAGAAATAAGGCAGATGGAATTAAATAATGGTGAGGTTAGAAAGGAAGATGTGAACATATTGGACTGGTCAGGTCCCGGTGCATTGTAAGTCCGCTCGTCCGCGTCGTTCCGTGTCAAAACAATATCACACTAACACTCGTGCTGATAACGCATATCGTCCTTAGCACCGATGCTGTTTTTCGATACCTTCTCGTTCGTTACGGATTTCATCCAACCCAGGCGTCAGGTCTCAAGGAGCCATTAAAAGTCGGAGATGTGATGTACGTTGGTCGCATCCTTGTAATAATAGCCCACCTATTAATGTTGAGTAAAAACAGCATCATGCCCGTTCATTCTTTCAGAGCTGATGCTTCAGAAGGGTTTCAAGGGGCCCATAAAGTGGTATGGCATGGGTCAGTAATACTGGAGTGATTAAATACGGAACAAAGGCTGACTGGACTCAATCATTACAACAGATTttttggaagatggaaaggcAAAACAGATAAATAAGCTTTATGAAAGTAGCACAAAGGCCTACATTCCGCTTTTGAGTTTCTTCTGCTGTAGAATTCGCAATGCGTGTAAGAGTAGCATAATAGAGCATTTTATGTTGTAAACGGTCTGTCCGCCATCATACATAGCATCAATAGTGAACGCATTGTATAGAAAGTGTTAAGTAGCTAGCCGTGTCTGTATACTTCAGTCCCATGCAGATAATACAATGGATCGTTATTAAAAAATCAGTACAACTCAATCTTCCATAACGATACTGGACCACAGTGCACAAAATACTGTATACATCGTTCCGAAGGACCAGATTTGGCATTACGTGACGTTGCATCTAAGCCGTATTAACTTCTATCAGGCGTATATTGCCTGTTACTTTTTGGTTGTGAGTAATGGTTTAAGATTGTCCAAAGATGCATTGCGGGCGTTTATAAGGTTGTCGAAAATATCTTGAAGATACACATCCTCCTACAAGAAATAGCGATATCAGCGAACGTTGTGACTACACATCAACATGAACAGCTTACGTGGAACAGGCTGTTTAGAGAGTCCCACTTGACCTCATCCTCTGATCGAACAGCATCCAATTGGCTATTTAACTCCACAATATTGGTCTTGAAATCTTGCATTTCGTTCCTAAGATCGGCAATGAAAGCTGAAAGTTGGGTAGgtttcttcttgcctttgACAGGCTTAGCGGCTTCCGCCGCGCGTGAGAAAACCAGATCAGTGATCTTAATAAGCTTTTCGGTTGTATTAGTCAAAGCTCGCGACAGTCTTAGATCCCAAATGTCACATACTTGAGCAAGAGAGATACAAGATTGGATCAATGACCATCGAGAAGCGTGGTCACCACAGCAGATGCGAATATTTTCTACCGCGAGTCGTTGGTCAATCATAAATTCAGCACGCCGGTATCCATCACTTACCATTGAATATGCCTTTGAGTGActtttcttgttcttcagATTCGGCAATCCCAGCTGATGGCTTCAGTGACTTGGACGCAGCCTTGAGCATAATATACCCATTTTCGAGCAAGGCTCGCTCATGATCTAATAGAGCATCCTAGTCAAGTATCAGCAAGTAACTTAAATGATGCCTGGAAGCAGAGATAAAATACTAACTAAATCTTCGAGCTCCAAGTCTACTACCTCTCCACTTTTCATAAACTCGCCAACAGCCAGCCAAAATCGTCCCATAGTCTTCACCCAATTGTCTTCTATGGGTTGCCCACCTAGTTCCGTGATATCCTTTGTGAGTTTCCGTTTACCACCGATTTCTTGAATGAGATCCCAATTCCTCAGATCAATCACTTCCGCCTTTAACGATTTTTGCAAACGTCTGGTCAATTGGGGAGGGAAAGGCACAGTCGGAGAATTGAAAACATGGAGGCGGGCTTGCTCAATCGCAAGGACATGGGAGGAAAGTGAATCATGGAGAGAGGAGGCGAGATGCCTGATAGATGTAATTTTGGAGTAGGTTTCATTGTTGAGGCATTCTTTAACGTACTCGGGGAACTAGACGATCCACATCGTTAGCCTGTCGCGTGATCAATCCACAGAGTATCAAGACTTACGTCAGAGGCGGTACGCTGGTACATGTTGACGGCTCTATCGGTGTGACTTAACCAGATGCCGACATTTTTGGTCACTAAGGATTCAATGGCACCACGTTCGACAGTGATATGCAAAAGATTATCAAGCTGAATCTCGGAGAGGCCGAGTGCGGTCATATGCGGATCTATAAGGGATGCTGCGCCTACAAGTATATTCAGCACATTGCTATGAAGAGATTTTGTTATACTTACCGATTAATCTGTATAAACGGATTAGAAGGTAGTGCGCGTGCATACATATGGGGCTTTCTCGACAGATCTTCTCCAAGCAAAGGATAGATTTATATAATGGTACCATGTCCTTAGGTGAAGAATGCCACCTGAGAAGTAAGAGGTTAACCGTAAGCAAACCAATGGAATCAGATGATTGAAGATCGGTCTTCGCAAGATTTACACCTATTCTCAATTATTTAACGAGAGCATGGAGACATGAGGATATGTCTACTCACCATATCGTAGACCTTCGAGATACAGTCTCCAGTACTTCTCGATATCTTCATCTGTTGGCATCCAGTCCgcatccttctccatcaggaGGATGGTGTGAGCATTTGACACTCCCTTGAAGGAGGGTTCATCATGGTGCTGCTGAGCAGCACGGGCCTCCAGAAAGTTCACGACCATCGCCTTTCGTTTCTCGCTCTTTCGCGAAATCGCTCTTAACTCTGTCACGATCGATCCCTTCGAGCCCCAGCGATTCCAATACTGTTCGACTTGGTCCAGCCATCCCTCGTCGTTCATCAGGTTGGAAGAGATATCCATCTCGGAAGCGATTTTTGCGTTGTGAAGAACCACGTCGAATTCCAGCTGGGCAAGTTGGGGAGCACGTTCCTTTTGACCAATCTGCTCAGTCAAAGATTTGAGTAGAGAGACAGTACTTTGCACGGAGTCAGGGCTAGTAGAATTTTGAGTAGCCAATAAAAGATATTGGTAGAAAGCATAATTGCGCTGTCTGTGTGGAAGTATAAGTTTCTACTAGCGATTGACTATCAGGCAGCACATACGATCCGTTATCTCTTTCCAACATCTCCGTGACCCATTCCCTTTCTGTTTCCCACTCTTTCTGCCATTCTTTTCCACATCTTGCCATGGCTGCCTTAACAgtctccatcctccaccaCAGCCTCGCCAAACTTCCTTCTTGTGCCTGCTGTCTGGCCAGCTTCAACAAATCGCCTGGCTGGTCACTGGATAAAAGAATCTGGGCGCGAAGCCAAAAGATCTCCGAAGTATCGCATGTGTTGCCTGTTGTAGAGAGAAGCACTTGAGCAATTTTCAGAGAGTTAGGCGATGTTGGACATGGAAAAGGGTCGGAAGGCGTAGGTTGAGGGGCTTTCTATTGCACGCCGTCATGTCAGCCGAGCTTTTGAAACCCACGGAAGGACACACCTGGACCCATTCAGCCCAAGCGGCCAGTCGGGCCCATTTGGGATCACGGGTAGCATTGTACATCTTCCGGCTGCTTGTCACCATAGTAGACACATCCCAAGCGGCTGCagaatggaagaaaagCTGTTCAAGGAGTTGGTATGTTTCTGGATGTAGGTCATACAGGTCTTGGTACACTTGTTGAGCAAGGTCCACTATAAGCTCATTAGCTCACTTTTTTGTGACTCGACTGAATCAGCTACTTGCATCTGCCCATGTTTCTGAGGATAAGAGTACACCACCATACGCCTCTCCCTgtcatttccttcttgggTCCCGCAAGTGCCTGGATTTGTTTGTAGACTTGAAGGACGTCACTTTCCTCGGCCCCTGTCTTCTGCATGATGTACAtattgatgatgagagctGGCTGAGACTTGGGATGCTTTTTGAGGTAGCGGGCGATCGTTTGTTGTGCAGGGACGATGCGGTGAAGGGAGATATCATCTGCGCTTATGAGTTGTGAAGGGATGCTGCGTGGACGTACCATATACAGACTGGAGCTTGCGCTCCTCCGTCTCCCATGCAAGGAGCTGCCTGGACATGGCTATGTGCTGTTGTTGACAAATTGCTCATCGTCACTCTTCGCCTTTTCAGTGCCCTTAGTGCGGGGGAAATACGTAATCCGCCTAGAAATCTGTCCCTCCCCATTGGTGCTACCAAGGCGCGTCATATTTCGTCTTGTCAACTCATTGCCATAGTACTCCACCCCACACCATGCCCAACAGTATCTCCATAAACTCCCCTCCCACCGCCACACACCTACTTCAAGATTCATCAATGCGCACTCAATACTACTCAGAGATAGAACTCATTCGCACACCTCCAGCCAGGAGCTTCACTCCAACGCCTCCGCAGAGCCGGAGTCACAGCCCAGACGGATTACCCACAGCCCCTACTCCAGGGAGGCTACATGGAGAAAGCGACCTGAGCTTACTCCTTCGTACTTTGGATTTTGCTGCACGAGTAGGTGCATTTTCATTCATCGATCATAGGTGCCAACAAACCATAACACAGAAACATTCTtgccaaagaagaaaagatgtCGATCAATCCCCGTAGTGAGTAGTAGATGGCTCATTTCCTCTCATGAGCATTCTGACCTTAGATGCTAGTATAAATCATCCGATTGTACGTTTGCTTATATGCAACTTGACAACGCTAGAGTTCCACAACACTCATCGACAACTTGCGTGTAGTCTGTGGCAAACTATCTATCATCAACTGGCATCACCGACATTCGGGTTTTGCAAGCTGCGATCCTTCATGACACTGTCGAAGACACATGTACGACTTTAGGTGGGTTTCGAAAGCAGGAAGTGCATTGTGTGTTATTGCATAGCTAACTGCTGGATAGAGGAGATTGCAGACCAATTTGGAAACGATGTGGCACGGATTGTGGAGGTGAGTACTTTGCTCCCATTACTGGAGAAAGACGCTCATCATACTTAGGAATGTACTGATAATACTGCACTGGATGGTCTCCAGCGCAAGGTCGAACAGCTGCAGACAGCTCGTTCAAAGTCGAAACAGGCTCAACAAGTGAAGTTAGCAGAGTAAGTAGGCCAGTGATGGCAGCTGGTACGTATCTCTGATTTCATTTTGCAAAGCAAATTGCACAACCTTGAGTCAATTCGACGTAGCCCACCAGTGGGATGGGGGATCAAGCGAGTACAGGCCTATTTCATTTGGGCCAAAAAGGTGACTGATAGTGAGTTTTCATTCTTCAAAATGACCCTTTCCCTTTAGATATCTTTTGTGGGTTCGACAGCCTCAAGTGCTGATGGGCTTTAATTTCAGTATGCGCCCCTGCCCATCCTCCCCTTGCCGAGCGTTTACAGCATCTATATGAAACAGCCCATACCCGAGTGAATGGCTCATACTTCCCCTGCCACCCAGAAGTCTGCGGACCTTTAACGGAGGTAAGTTTATAGAGAACATGCTTGCTTGTCAATCCAACTGATGATGGAACTTGTAGGAGGAAAAGCAGCTCGTCGACAAACGATTAAGAGAGCTCAAAGATGGGGATACCGTATGTCCCGAACCTCTGTTTTTCTGAACTGAGCACCTCTGCGCTCTTGATTTCCGCATAGACTGTATTTAGGTTGTATAGGCATCATAGGCATATAGCGAAAGATTATATTTGATTGTAATTTCTATCATCATATTCCGTAATAACATTTGCATGCATTAATTCTCCTTGAATCTGCTTACGTAATATATGCCATCGTGGCAGTAGCAGTAGACGATGTTGCCCTCAACTCGTGGTTCTCGCTCGCTCGTCGGTCGCGCATCTATACATCCATCGCGCCGACACAGCAGCAGAAGCATATCAAACATGGAGGCAGACCCCTTATATCATGTTAAGCAGCTCTTTTACCAGGGTGAGTGCactcttcaccttctcttcatctcatGGCTAACTCTCGCTTGCAGCCTCGTACCAAGGTTCGTCATATTGTCCGACGACAAACGACATCATTCCTCACTGACTCCGCGTAGCCTGTATTTCCGAAGCCTCCGGATATCCTCACACACCTTCAGACGATCCTTCATCACTTCACCGTGCCCTCTATATTGCACGCTCTCATCTTGCGCTTTCgtctccatctccctcatcTGCTCATGCTGTCCTCGCACCCTTCCTTTCACTGTCACCCGTACCTCTTTCTGCGCGTGCAGTTGACGCGTTCGCCTCTTTCCATGAAGCGGAGGAAGACGCCAGAGTGGAGAAAGTAGAAGAAATCAGGGACTTGGTATTGGAATGTGAAGATGGGAacgatgaggaggagaagactGTAAGAGCCATTGCTGCCACCGTGTTTATCCTTGTtggagagaatgaagaggcTGTGGCTACTTTGACAGAGGGTGCGGCTAAGGATGACCTGGAGTGGTAAGTGCATCGAAGGAGATGGACATCTGTCAGCTAACCGAACTCCACTTCGTGATAGTATCGCCATACTTGTCCAGctgcttctttctctcaaTCGCCGAGATCTTGCGCAAGCTACTTACAACTCTGCCAAGAAATTCGGAAGTGACTCTATGCTTATTCAGGCTATGGAAGCTTGGATTGGACTCAAGACCGTATGCCTTAATCTTTTGGCTCTACTGGTGCAAGCTGATTAAGAGATTCAGGGGTCGCAACCACTTCATCAATCCTACTACTTCTACGAGGAGCTTTATCAGCTTCCCAATGGCCGCACCGCTCCTGTTTTAGCTTCACACGCTGCCGCacaccttcttcttgggcATGTTGATGAGGCCAAGGCCGATATTGTGGAAGCATCCCAGAGTAAAGCGAGCCAAAGTAGCAGCGATGTTCTGGCCGTTGGCGCCTCGGTTGGCGCGGAAGGCTTTGCGGAGTTGGTCTTTCACATTGATATCAATGTGGCATTATTCACTGACTGTTCTTGCAGGAAACTGGTTACGGCCGCGAAGCAACATCCCTACGCCCTCGATCTCCTTGAAAAGGATAAGTTGTTCGACGAGGCTGCTGCCAAATATGCGGTATCAGCATAGAAAGtgaggaaaaagagggTTGGATGAAAGTTGAGAGTTATCCTGAAATGCAGGGCTTTTGTATGAACAATAGAAAAATGACATCGCGTGCAGTGTGTATGGTATTACGGCGTATACTATGTTACTAGGGAATGGTCCATTCATGAAAACCCCTGGTCGGGTTTCACTGATGCAGAGtaagagggaaaaaaaaagaagtcCATCGGTTCCCCCCATCGTCATCTCTCACTGTTGTACTTAGGACGAGATTATATGCGCATGGTAACGCGCGTACTTGTTGCCATCTGTTGGGACCTATGTTCTGGAATTTCCATCCGTGAAGCAAAAAGAACATCCCGGTCATGAATTCCCAATGACATGCAGCTCTGAGAGACGGAAACGGAAGCTAGTTTCAGCTGATGACTCCCTCGTCATGACCGCCAGTATCGTGGACAAGTGGACTTATAAAGACAGATACGACTCACTTCGTCGCCGCTCACCACGATTCCAGGCTTTCCAGATCCTTCCGGATAACACCATAAACCTAAGCTGCAATCAGAAGTCTTGCTCACCGAAAATACAAGCAGGGATGTATGTAAGCCCACCTGTACGAGTCGACATCTCCGTCTTCATGTACGTCGTCATTCGACACTCCAAAAATTCTCTTCAACTGAGAATACACTGATATGCAGCCGTCCCAAGAGCTTTCTTGAAGCCCTTCTTGTTTCTCAACGATCTTTGATGACATATCAGTTAGGAAATACTTGGGGGTTCCAGCAATTAATGTTTGGGTCGGTGGCATGACTCACTCTGATATGTATTTCTTGTATAAGATCTTCGTCTTTCGAGCATTGTGTCATCCTGGCAATGTCTATTCAACTGTTGATAAGTGGAAAAGCCTTGAGACAGCGTAAATCATAACATGTATGATGGTTAGTAATTGGGAAAGAAAACGGATAATTGTTTTGCTTCTGGAAGAGCACTTTGCTGAAGACGAACACATACAGTCACGAGGAGCCTCACTTGTGTCATTACGACGTCCAGCGAGTGACCAGCAGTTGCCGGTGGTACAACGAAAATGATACACATAGACGGTTGACGAACGCGATGAATCTTGTCCCTTGAGCGATCACCATGGCGCATAGAGTTTCCTTCTCTGCCATCCAAGAAGCACCCAACAGTAGCGAACGTCTTTTTCTCCCTTGAATTCCCATTATATTTTTAAATCATGCGGCACAGAAGATCCTTGAAGCAAAATGATGGACATGTGACTACGCAAGTCATGTCGTTATATTGTCTGCACTTCGGAAGTTTGAAGATCTATCTTCATTGCTCGGAATATCAAGCAAGCGGATCTATACGAAACAAAATACGAAACTCTATCCCGATAAACCAGGCTATTACCTGCGAGGGAAGAGAGCAAGGATCTTTATCACGGCGAATAGGTGTTGCATGTTGTGAGATGACATCATTTTTTGATGAGTGGGGAAAGGATATCTGATAGCTGACTGGTGGTGCTGCTGTAATCGATTGAACGAGAAGCTGCACGACGCACAACGTACGCTCTACGCATGTTATGGTGAGAGACGTCGCTCGAATCTCGGGATCAACAAAGCCCGTTCTCATGGATCAAACGAAGACGACGACCAACTCGCCCTCGTCGCGTTAACAAAGATCTGTTACGCATGCAGTTATTATAAGCGGACATTGCCGAAGGGTGTGTTTtggttgttgttgttgatcCACCTCCGCCCCCCTGTGTCTCCATTGTTTTAATTCGCGTGCTCGCTGACGCGCCAGTAAATGTTCACTCGATCCGCACAGTAGCTCTGTCGCTGATGCTGGTCGGCTGGTGATTGACTCACCTGCTCTTCCAACCCGCCTAATGGCAATTTCTTTCCATTCCGTAATGCCTTCATCCCACTCAGAACCTTCCGtcccaccatcatctcacCTCACCA encodes:
- a CDS encoding 6-phosphogluconolactonase: MPPQPPAPPVFYSFPDTEVLVDSLANFVVKAQRDAVDKRGKFTIALSRGSLAANLRGLVGQQNVQWDKWEVFFVDEAAVPLEDEDSNYHSNYLSFLSHVPIPREQIHTIDVTQLDDLEELADQYEKQLVNHFAASNAARYPTFDLMLLGIGPDGETASLFPGHEILSEKDAWVSFIDDAPRGPARRITMTFPVLNHCYRAVFVATGKEKTEMLHTILDQPEAGLPCSRVRPASPGLVFWFADADAASATQYPPTTFRWIDNEKEAQEAVDAARRRAAKKLAEADSEAEGLKTSV